The nucleotide window CACGGGCGTTTTTTGCTTGCAGCGGATAGACACATATAGACGTGACAGTGGTGCATCGACTATGATTACTCATCATGCATCATCGAATCTTGTATCACCATCTTGAGGCCTCGTCTGATGTTTGAACAAGTATGGCTGTAAGTCTTTGGCTGGTCAGCCCTCTCCAGGCTCGATCATAGGCTGGTTTGACCTTCCAATCAGAGacacccttcccccaatcCCAACTCCCGACCGAGTGGCCATCGGGAACAACATGAGGCGGCCCCGGCTCAGCTACCCGTGAGCCAAGGCCTTGCGCCTCGCAATATCTGGTCCCAACAGGACATAGCTTCAGCTCTCTGACAAATCTGGATGCCTAGCGTTGTTCAACCATCTCGAAAATAAAAGCAGACTCCTTGCTTCATGCGGATCTTGCTCGGCAAGGCGTACCGAGATCCGTCCGAAGCACTCCGGTCATCTTTTTGTTTGCTTGCTTCAAGGCGAATCCATCACGAACGGGCTGCTTCATGGCCAAACAATGTTTCAACCAGATTGTGGGAACAGCTGTGGCTGTGCAACCGGCCCCTTGACCATCGTCGGATAAATGGGCTCCCAAGAGGTAGGATTTAAGGTTAGTAGTGCTTATACCCCATACTGGTTCCCACATACTCAGCCGACCAAGCCAATAGACCCggcttgttttgtttctttgacGGGCGGTGGTTCAAAAAAACaagcttttttttgtttctttgtAGGGGCTGGGCTTGGTTTCTCTGTGGAATTCTTTCCCCATTCCCAAGCGATAAGGACCTTGCATGACCGCTTAAGTCCATTTTTGAAGTTTGAGCCAATGCCGGTGTGTGTTTCTGAAAGGCCTCGTGGCTTTGATggcaaaaaggggggggagggaaggtgATTTGTGGTTGTATTTTGCTTGTTGGTTCTGGCATTTCCAAGCCTCTTTGTATTAATTTGCGCTGTGTAACCCGAGAAAAACTGGGTTTTCGTAAATGCTACTATCGTGATTGTAGACACGCGCGCGCATAgccttcttggacttgtAGTACCCCCGCGACGGGAAAGATAGCGGTCCCTCCTTAATTCCGATATGTCACTGGCGTCCCCCCGCCCCTAAAATAGGCGTATACTTTGTACCCCACAAAGTTTGAGAACAACCTGAGGTACCAGCCCGGGTGACTCAGGCATTTAATTCCAGGATCTCGAAATACAACTTTACCTTCTTTGACCGGTAAGTCACTCCCGTCATATAAGCGCAAGTGTCATTGTCGTTGTTTTAATCAGATCCGATATGCAATCGGAGAGATATGGAGCGAATGCATCAGGGGTGGACTAGCCCCTCCAAGAGACCCTTACTGGATacatcccccaaccccattcCCATTTCACGAAAAGCTGCTGCCTGGCCCGTCCGGGCGCACGCGCGGAGTCCACCAACATTATtcgggattttttttttgatttcCACTTTGGCGTTGTGCAGCGCCCCACGTTTTATTCCACAGGCTTGGtggacaccaccatcaagctTTCGCGACTCAGTGATGCAAGATTGCTACCCAATTTTCTGAATCAGTCACGACGGTAATATCGGAAGTAGGCAGATTTCATTTTGAGGGAGAGATAATACGCCTTTTCATGTGATCAATGATGTGATGGACGCCAGGCAGCATTCTGCCTTGGCAATCATAAGAGAACCCCCTGGTGGAGAGGAACCATGCTGGGTAAGGTTACTCTTTTGATATGGCCTGTGCGCTTGCATTCTTTTGAAACAAACTCCCGTGTAGCTTCGGAGTTTATTCTTGGTTGCCTCGTTAACGTTAGGTGCCTTCAACTTGAACAGTTCTTTTTGCTCCGCTGAATCGATATCACAGTTAGTTATGGACGCTTGGGCGGGATAGAGGGTTGGCACTTTCCTCTTCTGGTTCTTGCTCGTGAGTGAGTTTTATTTCAGCTGAGGAAAAGGACACGAAGAACCTCGCGCTTCAAAGGTAAGGTTAAAGGGGCTTTGGCATGGTGTACTAACTTCCGGAGTTGAGACGGGAATGATTATGTGCCTGGTCAGTACAGTAACACGGACCCCGCGCGGGCGGGATGTAGCCCTTGACAGCATATGTCGTGATCTGGcaaaggggggatgggggtggttaCACGAGGACGGCGCGGAGGGACTAACGCTACGCCTGATCCGGGGGGGTTACGTCTGACTCGGTGATACTGGGGGTACGTTTTATCAACTGGGGGGCTCGATTGTGATTCATATGTGCCTAATGGTGGATGTGAAGGTGTGCCTGAAAGAAGGTGATGTCATGGGTTAAAAACGAGCAGTGTAACTGATGTAGCTGTTGGATGGTTACGGGCCGAAGAGTTTACAAAAATGGAAAATGCTAGCTGACGTATGAGGTCCTACGTTCGTATCTCAGGCCGAAGTTCCGGGAACATGATTAGTGATGGCGTCCTTCAACGCCTTCAGCCATGCCAGACTACCCGAACCTTGTCCAACAAACATTATCGCTTTCTGTTTTGTGTATCGTATTGACTATGAAAGGCAAAGCCAATCATATAGTGAAGTCGGTTTCACAGGAGTGTCTCGGCCCTAAGAGACTACAGATGTAGGCGGAAGTCCCGATAACACTATATCAAGATATCTGCGGGCTCCGGGAttcgacatcaccaagctgcTTCATTATATCGTATGAGGCTTGACGCCAGACCCTGAGGCAAACCAACTGCATCCTATAGTCTGTTTCACCAGCCATTGAAGATTACTGATACGGATAATACCTCTACATCCGTCCGCCGAACTTCGGGTCTCGCCGAACAAACAGTGACCTTCCTAAGTTTGAGAAAGGCACAGCCAACATGAGCTTGAATCGTGTAGTCTTATCCAATCGGCGTAACCCGGCCCTAAGCACTTACGTATATAGAGGCTGGCATCTCATAGGCTAATTAGTATGGAATGTTGTGTAACACGGGAAAGAACCATTGTGCCGCCGCCACAATATTCTGGTGGAATAACTGAGATATTCCTCTGCCTCACACCGCACCAACAGACAGCCACAACCTCCTACGCAGAATTTCAGGAACATTCCTCCGCGTTGCACAAACTTGAAGCCACCGCCAAGTAAAAGTCTCTGTGTAGCACGGAGTGTATTGGTTGCCCGTCTAGCTGGGTGCCTTGGCTACAAATATCGTTGCCTGGCAGGAGTTGGAATCTGCGACAGCAATCGATAGCAAGGAAATTAAGTTGATGAGCCAACACGAACACACAAGTCCAGGTAATGGGATAGCGAATTCTATCAAGTGCAACTTGCAGTCTGGGAGGAATTCGCTGCGAGAGCAACTCGAATGCACGATCCTGGGGTAGTGCTTCCCACATGCAATAAGCTCCAAAACGGCCAAAGCTTTCATCCTGGAGAGGGCtggagaaggggtggaatGGTGCAGTGATCGAGCAGAGGGACGTCTTGAAACATCAGTTGCCATGCACCAAACAGATCACAAGCTCTTGATACTAGTATTAACGGGATCTTGGAGTCAAGTCGTTTTGGTGTTTTTACGGCTTAGTTTGATGGGTAATGTTGTTATCAAGTGTCAATGTGAGTAAGCTGTTAAGTTGTTCATGTTCTGTTTAATTTATAATTCTTTTtcgctttttttctttgagaGTAGGTCTTTTATCAATTCTGACCAGGTTGATATATAGACAAGCCTGGCTAAGTGCTACGCTGTATAATCAGCCTAATAGAATCAGCTCCCCATTATGGTTAAATTAGTTGGCCCTAACCATGGGTACGGAGAAAACTTAGCAACTTGAAGAGATTTTCAGAGGTAGAGGAGAGAGCTGCTGAAGTAtgtgtgttgttgaagactgTATTGTGAGCAGAGAAATGCTGCTTCCGAGCCATAAAGATTACATCACATTGAAGCCAGACACATAACAATCCCTCTGTTAACAACGCCAATTTGAACTCAATAGAGTTACCAAAGGATTCTCCCAATACTATCGGCCAAAAAAAATGAAGACAATCAAGCCAAAAACGCAGTCTGCTTTCACATCCACAGATGCTAGCACCAGGCCATCCACACAGCTGTCCCCCAAAAATACAACCCCTTACTAGGTTCGCTCCAAACAGCCAGCTGTTCTCATGCCAGGAATACAcaaaataattaaaaaaaaaaaaaaaaaaaaagaagaaaaaaaagaaaaagaaaaaaaaagaaaaaaaagggaaaggtCCCCGCCATGATGGCtctcatctcctccgtctATCAAATGCAGTCCCGTTGACTACCATTCTGCCTCCCCTTGCCCACATCTCTGCTACTCCAGCCGCCAAATTTATCTACCCCAGGTGTCCTGCTCCATTCTTTGCAGCGTCCTTCTTCGTAGCCTCGTAAAGAGCCTTGTCAGCATCAACCAGTTCCCTCTTGGCTTGATTCCAGTTAtctcttttcctttcaaCGTCGTACTCGGCGATTTCGACACGATATAGCTTCGCGGGCCATGCAGCCTTAGCTGCGTCCCGTTCGGCCATGGTAGAACTCGTCGTGTTCAATTTAAGATACTCTTCCTTGGGAATCTCCCTGCTCTCTGGGCCCATTCCAGTTCGTCTTCAGCTTTTCTGAGTGCGGACTTGTTCCATGTGGCTAGCCTTTCCAACCTTGTGGCTTCCCTTTTGAGATCGGACAATGTGGGGgggagtgagtgagtgtgGGCTTGTGTGGTTTGATGCGAGAGTGTGGATTCTTGGAAGATTTCgagtgttggaggaggtgagttgGGAGTGTGTGCCTGCATGTTCAACATGCTtcaagaggccgagggaAGATATCTATTTGCAAGGGAAGGAATGTGCGGTGTGTGGCACGAGGGCATTTGGCAGGTTGAAATCAGCTGGGTGACTTGGAAGTTGTGTGAACATGGAAAGCAGGAAAGTATAACTATGAAAGCGTCAGCCATCAAGGTTCCAGGTTACCTGCCCGGTCATACTCAGGTTGCAAACAACAATACGGTTTCAGAATTCGAATATCTAGTACCGCCGTCCATTTTCTCTGACACTGTGCTATCTCGACAGGTCGCGGTGGCCTCCATCTTCATACCAGACGGCCACCTTTAACTTGTGAGTCGCGACCCATATGTCACGGCTCATTGACACCTGTGGGCTTGCAAAGGCGAACGCTGGCAGTTACCCAACCTTTCACATGGAAAGGATTCCGGCTTTTCTCGGCGTCTCGGTGTCATGTCCCCTGCCGGCACTATTCGGCCACTTCCTCAAGGTGTCGTTTCGAGAGCAAGTAGGGTCGCCTTTTGCGCAAGTTGATCCCGCTTGGGAATTCCACCCTtccatcctccttcaccatTGCCGGAAGCTCATCTCCACACCCATAACATGAAAGCCCGCACCTGTTTGAAAATATCCTTTCAGAACCAGTGGCTGCAAATTTTCGAGACGAATTGGGCCCATTGACCTCACACTCCCAGCAATACACCTCAATTTCATCCAATCGGTCAAAGCATTCCTGCATGACTTGGCGAAGATTTACAACCACAGGCTGGTGTGATTCTTCTTCGGAATCTTCCGTGTTCAACCATGGCGAAAGGGAGTCGCCACAGTCGTGACAGAATAAAGGACTTTCTCCAGGTGTCGAACTACATAACATGTCTTCAGCCAGATCTGGTATTATTAGCTTCCCATCTTGGTCAATGTGTTGCGGCTCGCACTTCCAGCAAAAGGGCAGATTATGAGTGTCCAAATCGCTCTTTAGCTCTTGTTCAATAAATCTCGTCACGTCCACGGGGTACACCGAGTGTATTGCCTCGTCAAATTGATACTCGGCTGGAGATTGCGCGGTTCTCAATCTCTTGCGCCTGGCTGCTTCCGCTCTCGAATATCTTTCCAATCCTGTCGACAATCCCAAGTCCAATTGCGGCGCTGATAAGGGAGAGCTGAAATCAAAATCGGCAGCCATTCCGGTACCAAAAGATATTGGCGGGGGAACAAGTGGCCTTTCTTCCGGTGAAAGAATGGAATGAGACCCCTGTCGTGGCCTCTCCATTTTCATACTCTCGGCGAGTAACCCAAGTTCCCGGCTTTTCCTAGGGTGGCGGGAGAGATATCGATGCTGTATGATCCTCCGCACCTTTCTGCTGAATATTGCCCACCAAAGAATAGTGAAGGGAAAGCCAACAAGTACGGCGCCGAAATCCTGGGAGTACCCCGCGCTGACATCAATTTCTCGTCGATACATGCGCGAAACAATCCACGGCGTTGGTGGCGGATCGAGAGAAGCCGTTTTGACTGTCTGGCAACTGGTCTGCTTGAAATTGCTCTGCGAAAATTGGATGTTAGAGAGTTTGCTTGGGATGAAAGTAAGTATCCGTGGCAATAAAAAACTCACTGTCTGGCAAAACTCCAAGAACTCTTTCTTCGCCGTCCACTCAGCCAACCTTAAAGCCTTTCGGCTATCCTCCATCGCACAAATCGCTGTCCATAGTGCTACGCAGGTCACAGCAAAACCGGCCATTGCAGCCAGGATTCGGCTGGTTCTACCAAAAATGATCCTGTATCTTCCAAAGACAGATGCAGGTTTTAGACTTCGGAAAAACGCGCTGAGAATTGCCACAAACTTGAATGTATTCATGGAGTTTGCAAAACTCGCGAATGGGTTGGTTGAATGTGATTCTCCCAATTCCCTCTCCTTCGTAGGGCAAGAGAATGGTCTAGAATAGCTCGGCATTATCGTCGCTGCTGCATCAACAGATGGACCAGGTGAAACAGGTCCTCCACTACCCATGGTTGAATGCTCGTGATCGGCCATATCGACACCTGATGGATTCAGTTTGCCTAGGTAATTTACTGCTAAGATCATAAGATGGTACTTTTGAAGTCTCGACACTTTGTTGAATGAGGGCGGGGGTCTCCATGTTCAGTGTGGCAGTGCATAAGCAGGTAAGGTAGCTCTGCATGTACCTTGAACAGCCCCCAAGCACTTTCAGCCTCGTCGCAAATGTGAGATGGAACACATCGATCTCTATATCATCCGGTTTTGACTTTGAGTTAGAAACAACAAGCGAACTGGACACATGAACCGAACCCCCCAGAAGTCAGAAATATAGCATGTATGGAAGGCCTTCCGCAGCTCGAGCGAGTGACTTCGGTGCGGCCTAGAGATGGCCAATCAGCAGGATATGGAAAGCCATTCAGATGTTTATTTTCCAGCTTACTGCGCTGCCTGTGTCTAAGAGGGTTCTCGAGACAGAACGGTAATGGTCAACACCTCGGGTAGCGTTTCGTGTATGGGGAATCCTGTCTTTTGTCACTACTGCGGGACCGTATTGCACGGTGGACaaacgaggaggaagaatcTGTCCGGAACTCGGAAATGACAAACGGAGTCAGGTTGCGCAAGAATTTGGATGCATCTCAGAGGACttggcgggggggggggttaaaGACAGGTTGAGTCAACAGCAGGTCAGCATTGGGGGCAGAATCTCATGAACAGCATTCTAGTCAACATGATCTGGGGAGAAGCTCAATCAAGTATATTGGGGAGCTGAAAAGTCGAAAAAAGATAGAAGTTGATGTCGCAGCCCGACCACTAGGTACCTACCGTATCTTGCATGGGCTTTGCGGGAACTTGCTTTTCTCAAACCACTGCAATTTTCGGCGGACCATCGACAACAATGTCTCGCTTGTGTTTCACGGGAACAGCAGAGAGAAAGTCTGCTTTTTCAGTGCCAAGCATTGATATATATAATCTGTATCTGGTACTATCATGGTCAAGGCACTAGCCTCCACATTCTCCACCTCTCTCGTTGAGCTCGCGTCCTTTTTTGTTCTCCAATAACACCTATCACCGCCTTTTCCATCGTCGTCAACATTCATTACAACTGGGTTTTGCCCCAACACCACGATGTCTCTCATCCATCAATCAATGCCACAGAGCTATCTTGCTTAAACAAGACACCTTCAATACATATCGGAGTATAAGGCCTACAGGTACCTTTGTCTCGAATCACCACAGCGCGCAGAATCCTCGCGAGCTGGACATACCGGAGGTCCAGTCCCTGGAGCTTCAAATCTTGAATCAGGCCTTGGGCCGTTGGTTGGCATCCGGGCAGATTTCCTGGCTTTTACCAGAAACTCGATCACGACTATGCAGAAGTTAACCTGGCACTCAAAGCCCTTGAACGAAACGACATTTGTCGAGTGCAGCCTCTTCTCACCGTCTCCAAAGATCTTCCCTTCGAAGGTTTTTTAGCACGTATCCGACATGGGCAGAGGGGCTCCAGTGACGCAGATTCTGAATTGGAAGAGATCAGCGATTATGGCGACGACCCCAATGGTCCGAGCAAATTCGAGACTCACAAACCAATCCCCATCAGAGGTCTCGCTGAGCAGAGTGATGTAGGTGACAAGCTGTACGATGTCGATGGTAATGAGGTTGTTGCCAACATCCCGGTTGAGGATGCCGAATTTGTGGATCCCGATCCATTTGCCGGCGCCAAATGTACAGCTCGATACAGTCGTGGCTCTGAGGATTAGATAAGCTCCTCTGCCTTTGAAGAGATGGCTGAAGTTGATGCTAATACTCTTCTCGCACAGGCCCCTCTGGCAACTAACGAGTTCAAGGTTGCGGTATGACAACCTGCAAGCGTTATTCTCTGGTTGGGAATATTGTTGGGTGTTTATGCTGATGACGGTCTAGGCTGTTGTCATCGTCCCTCACGCGCCTCTTCCGCCATATTTTATTCGTCACAATGTCTGGAAACCGCTATGGGCCATGAATTATAGCACGCGATATTATGGTGACCATGTGGCAAAACGTTTTTTGCGATTGTGCCTACGCCCAAACGCACCCGAGTCAGCCTTGGATTCACTTAAGCAGCTCTGGGAAAGGGGCCTTGAGGTTGTCTGGGAAAGGAAGaggccatcaacagcaagagATATCCACCCGGGCGCTGGTGATGGATTTTGCGAAAGGCTCAGCATAGCTCAAAAAGGGTACATCATCTTGGAGAGAAGAGGATAACAATAACGCACCTTCTGTTGAGAGCAGTAAACCGAGCTGACATGGTGTTAGCCTTGATGTGTTTATCCACAAGCAGCCATCAATTACCCACTAGCTGTGGACGGTCTCAACTCTTGCCCCTTTCAGCATCAAGACTTCCACCCAGACGAGACCACTGTTTGACTGGGCGCAACGAACGATCATCGGTTTGTTAGAGTCTGGAAAGAGGGGGCAAGAATGGTCTCTTGATGAACTTCATCGCGCCCCTTTAGCCGATGTTGGCCTCTATTATGCACCCATTCGAGGCACTAATGACTTTGTACCTTACCCCCCCCGTCCGGGTGTCTTTAACCCCTGCTCGCAACTAATGCGCTCTCATGAAAGGGTTATCCCGCACTTCAAAATCGAAGTGGATCCTGGGCCAATCCTGGAGGCCAAAAACAAACTGGTCAAGTTCTGGGAACATGTAAACCCTGTGACTGTGACTGGCCAGTTTCTACTCGAGTTTCTCTCTCGCCTCAGACAACACGGCAACAAAAGTCTCCACCCACCTCATGCCACGACTCGACTCTACCGAAGCATCGCAGCTTGGTTCCTCGCGTCGGGAAAGCTCAAGCACTTCGGCCAGTATTATCATTCGCGGGGCAGAACCACACCACAGGAGGCAGATGATCTCTTCGATTTCTTTCAGGTTCTCGACCGCGAATTTCCCTCTCTCGTCTCACCTTGTTCGTCGAGGAACTCTCCAAGGCAGACCTTAATACGGGTGCCAGCTCCGAAGCCCACCGCTTCACTTggattcccctccccaatcacCTACTACCTACCctttgccgccgccaaaatGGCTTCTTCCAAAGAGAATCCAAGCCTGGAGCATCGGCTCTGGCCGGCAATCTACAAGACACGCATCTCGGCTTATGTAGCTGACTTCCTCGCTGAGTGACCTAGCCGGCGTTCTCTCAAACGAAAGGGTCTCAACCGCGTTTGCAAACTATGCGCCCGGTGAGAAAGTTtttggaggacgagaagaaacAGGTGTCTAGTGTGAGGGTCTTGAGCAAGGACATGAGGGCGCATTTGCATGACAAGATTGATGATGTGGCGCTTGGGGAGGATCTACAGCATGTTACGAAGAAGccggagaggttggtggtggtgacgaagaCATTTAAGCTGGGTGACGGACATCTGAAGcggtgggtgaggaaggtggaaCAGGTCAGagaggtgatgagggggtttgatGCTCGGcttcttgaggaggttgttggagatgttgatgtttggggggaggttgttacgggagggtgggaggttgtTATCccagggggggggatgggctACGGAGAGGGTGGCGAAAAGGAGGAGACTTTATTGATTTTGGGTTCCAGAGAGGAA belongs to Podospora bellae-mahoneyi strain CBS 112042 chromosome 6, whole genome shotgun sequence and includes:
- a CDS encoding hypothetical protein (EggNog:ENOG503P102; COG:G) encodes the protein MILAVNYLGKLNPSGVDMADHEHSTMGSGGPVSPGPSVDAAATIMPSYSRPFSCPTKERELGESHSTNPFASFANSMNTFKFVAILSAFFRSLKPASVFGRYRIIFGRTSRILAAMAGFAVTCVALWTAICAMEDSRKALRLAEWTAKKEFLEFCQTSNFKQTSCQTVKTASLDPPPTPWIVSRMYRREIDVSAGYSQDFGAVLVGFPFTILWWAIFSRKVRRIIQHRYLSRHPRKSRELGLLAESMKMERPRQGSHSILSPEERPLVPPPISFGTGMAADFDFSSPLSAPQLDLGLSTGLERYSRAEAARRKRLRTAQSPAEYQFDEAIHSVYPVDVTRFIEQELKSDLDTHNLPFCWKCEPQHIDQDGKLIIPDLAEDMLCSSTPGESPLFCHDCGDSLSPWLNTEDSEEESHQPVVVNLRQVMQECFDRLDEIEVYCWECEVNGPNSSRKFAATGSERIFSNRCGLSCYGCGDELPAMVKEDGRVEFPSGINLRKRRPYLLSKRHLEEVAE